taaaatcgaccaacatatatgtattatatgtgtttaaaatatgatttataaaatcTGTATTTCCGAATCACTAGAACTTTGTGAACTgatgatagtaatatatattctgaacatacCTAATTCCTGATTCATGGCCTCAACCCTTAGAGAAGAGAACATATACGAAACTGATATCATttatgaaatttataatttgttcaGTGCATAATTCTGATATATGTTTtgctaaaaaataataatattttttatatatctgttattattgtttttgttttaaaaaatgattttaaaggaTGTGAGGAATTCctctgcttactgagtgacgaccataCACTCCCTCTCATATAAGAATGAAGATCACTTAGAGGATGAAGAACAAACTTGGTTCCGAGGATGGTGAAGAAAGAAAAGACACATGCCAATGTTTAAGTTTCATTTTTGTTATCAAGTTGTTTGCTTTCGCATcatgattaatattttaaattctgaTGCTATAAAACATTTTCTGATTATTTTGGAGTTGTAAAGATAATGTTTTCTATTTATGAATAAATAGTCTGGGTTGGAAATTCTGTACTTCTTAGGCTTGTTTTACAATTATGTGATTGTGAGAAAACGCTAGTGTCAAACGTCCCGGTATCAGGGAGTGACATTTATTTTTCGGTAATGAGAATAACCTCAATCCGAGTGATACTTGCGATTGCCGCCTTGAGGAATCTTGAAGTACACATAATGGATGTAAAAAATGTCTTTCTAAATAGAGATGTAGAAGAGAAGATTTACGTGGaacaaaatgagggattttctgCACCTAGGCGATAAAACAAGTTTTATAAATTGGTGAAGTCTCTGTATGGCTTGAAGCAAACATCAAAGCAACGACACAAAATATTTGATAAAGCCATTATAGAAAATGTATTTAAAGTCGGTGAATACAacaaatgtgtatacataaaAGACACTGAAAATGACAgtcattttatgtctttacgtaTATAACATGCTTATCATCAAAAGTAATTATAAGATAATTAAATCCACTAAGAAGGTTTTGAATTCAAGATTCGACATGACATATATGGATCTAACCGATGTAATGTTTGGAATTAAAATCCATATAACATCAGAAGGGCTAGTTCAAAGTCAATcccattattttgaaaaaattcttgaaaatttcaatAAGGATGATTTTGCGTTGTTTAGAAATCAAATAGATACGAGTCAACATATATCAAAGAATCGAGGTGAGAGTATCTTCcaattagaatactctcgagtGATTGGAAGTTTGGTGTATTTAATGAGTTGTATAATAACAGATATAGCCTATGCAGTAAGCAAATTAAGCAGATCCACAAGTAATCCAAGAGCTGAAGAATGGAAAGAAATTATCATATTGCTAAGGAATTTAAGGTACCACTTGCTATAATAGATTTCCCATTGTTATTGAAGGATAGAGTGATGCAAattgaatatatgatatgaaggactcaaaatctacaagtAGATTTGTGTTTACTTTAGGAGGTGTAACAATTGCGTGGAAATATTCTAAATAAACTGTAATAGCGAGATCCATGATAGAATATGAGTTTATAGCCCTTGAAAAATGTGCTAAATTGGCTGAATGATTTTATATAGTCTTAGAAGATGTTCCACGATGGGTGAGACCCGTGCTGGCTATATGCATACATTGCGATAGCCAATATACGATCGTAATGCCACAGAACAATATGTATAATAGTAAGTCAAGACACGTATGTCGTAGACACAATACCATTAGACAACTATTATCAACTGAAGTTATGTCTATTGACTGTAAAAAGTCAAGCGATAATATAACGGATATGCTAACCAAATGGTTAAATAGAGAGTTAGCAGAGAAATCATAAAGGGGAATGAGATTGaagcctatagaataaattggCGTGAAGAAAAACCCAACCTACGCTGACTGGAGATCTCAAGAACTAAGTTCAATTGGCCAACCTAATCGTACTGATTTATTATATCAATGTGTGGCTTATTTCTAGTCTATTCTAATTATGAAATAGTGAATGTTGAGGATAAGCATTgacatttaatcaatataaaatcacctatgtgagagagaaATTGTAAGGTTTAGAAATTCGAACGatgtaacctgactgcatgcaaatttagggttttattaaaatgcttatttaattatttttaaatgcatgtttatgacatgaatatgtgcttttatttcatgaattactAGATTGTATTTAATTGAGCTTTTAGcagtatttcacgctcgaacgaggaacggagatcggtGACAGTTTGAGgcaaatgtttttattaaataattatttttaattatttaatatatgatgtaattgatatgaaaatttcgaaaatgggcCCTTTGCAGTATTTTTTAACCGGTATAAAATTTTTAGCAAAAtggaggactttttgagagttcgggtaatatttttgaaaacataccaagacaaaatattttaatgtgcaTGTTATTGGGTCTAATGGGCTTTTTTTGGTTAGTTTTTGAGTCAAGCCCATTACACCTCACCATGCTAAACCTAGGCCCATTATCCTATTACTTTGTAAATCATTTTATTTCACTCCCTAAACCCTAACCTCACCTTCCTCTCTCAGCCGCCCCCCTCTTCAACCTAGCACCAACATTGCTTCATTTCTTCCAAGGAAATTCGGTAGAACGTCGCCCGTCGCTCTGGTGTTCGTCCCTCGTTCCGTTGGTTTTCGTTTTGCATACGTTTTTTCATTAAGGCACGCCCTATATCCttttttttctcatcaatcGCACCACGGTATGCATGTTGAATGTCTGAATGATGGCATCTAGATGTTAAGATCAGATCGGGAGTTGGTTGGGTGATGGTACGATCGGGTTCCTCGATCTAGGGCTTGTGACGGCTAGGTTGTGAGAAGGGTTGAGGGCAACGTGCATGGGGCTAAGGACCATGGCTATGTACATCCAGGAGGGTCCAAAGGTGGGCCAGGAAGGGTTGTTTCGAGCCTGGTCCGGGCTGTTTTGAGCGTGGTGTAGAGTTTGGCTTCGAAGTTGTTTGTGGTTTCTGGTCGCAAGCGCTGCTCACCAAACGCCACGGCGCTTGAGCTTCGGCTTTTGTAGCGCCACGGCGCTGGTGCTTGGCGCCTAGGTGCTCACCAAGCACCGCAGCGCTACACAGCCAGCGCCTAGGCGTCAGTCCTGTACTTGAGGGTTGGAAATTTTAATAGACATGGTCCATATTGGGTATTAATATGTCAATGTGCCCAAGGTTATTGATGGTTTAACTGGGTCATACGGGGTTTGGTTAGGAGCCGTTGAATtatggtttaagtttggttaagttCGGGCTAAAACGGGGACTCCGATCTAAGTTTTAAGCGAATTATAGAAGTTAAGgtttgagctcgagtttacgctaaaaaaatgattaaaaatatctttttaaGGCATTTGGTAAGTTTGAATGGGAAATTGTCGTTTTGCACCGAGTTAGGTTATCAGTCATGGCAGTGCCTCGACAACCCATATTGTATATGaaaaatgtatatgttgatattgaacatggatttttatgttaatgttAGAAACACGTTACATGTctgattttaagaaaatgtatgtatatgcatgagttttacaagTGATGAATNTTTCTAACCTTCTCACCAATTTCATACATTAATCGTTCTTAGTACTCTTTGTCAATAATGTGGAAAAAAAAGGTCTAGATTAAATTTTCCAATCAATCTCTCACGACCAAACAatattataaatgaaataattaagtgtATTGCATTTGATGACATTCAATAAATGGCCATAAAATACACTTGATTTCGTTGGTGCACTTGAAGTTATTTCATATacacataaattttatattccCTATTTGACCATAACTTTTGGCACCCATTTCGACCCAGTGCCCTAGGAATAAATTCAAACAACACACAATTTTAAGGGCAAAGTAGAAGATTCACGATGAAAAAACTTTGTCCTTCCATTCATTTTTATAGTAGAAATagataaacatattttttttaaaaataaaatttgacattTTTTAATATGACCAAGGTGATTAATCTTTGCTCGTCTCCGATCGAGTCCACGGTACTCGAGTCGAGCATATCTAACTAGTGAGGACAAAGAATAGACCAGAAAACAGCAAATCAAGCAGGATTTAGCAAATATGGATGATGAACACATCAGAAAAAATTCTGCACATAAAACATGAACAAAATGAAAACTGTTACTTTGCAATGATCTTATCAttgaaaaacacacaaaaacaaggTTTGAACTCCAACATTTGTTTCCTCAAGTCTTTGGTTTCTCCAACAGAGCAGAAAAATACCACTCATTCTTCTCAATCCCACGGTCCATCTTCCTTCCAATATTCCATCGAACTTTTCGGAATCCAACACGGTCGAACATTGGGACGTAAGTGGCGTTCAGCTGCAGCCCCAGGCAGAAGAAACGGTCGACCCAAAACAGGCCACCAGGCCTCAATATCCTATATATATCATATAGAATGAACTCGAGCATAGACTCCGGAATCCAGTTACTTAAAACGTGCATCGAATGGATGATATCAAGTGTATTATCGAAGAAAGGAAACCTCTGAGAAATAGTAACATGCATGGGTACCAATCCACGAGATGCAATGAAGCTGTTGAATGGACCATCGAAGTTCATTGAAGTTGTGATAATAGTCACATTTCTCTCCTTCATTCTTGCAGCAAAAGTCCCCGTCCCACCTCCAATATCGAGCCCGATTCTGATCGTGCCTATTGGTTTCAAACCAAGAATTTGATCAATCCCATAATCTATACCTCCATTGTCAAAAAGCCATCTTGTTTTCTCCCTACCTTGTAAATGAAAGCAATCTTTACAATCGTATCTTGCTTTGTCCCTTGTTCTGTCAACTAAACATTGGTAGTTTTTGCATGTATAGGGGTCCCAAAAAAGGCTTGTGTCTGGTGGAATTGACCACATGCTCTCAGGCAAAGGCGTCGGCTCAATATAACCAACCGGGGACTTAGGGTGGCAACGTCTCCTAGGAAGTGGCTCACACCCTTTAAGCATGAGTTTCTGCGCAGAAACATCGTCTACAGGACAATCTCCTCCAATGACATACGACATGTAATTTGACAAGTCGTCCTTATGCTTCAAGCATGCCCCACCAACCGAAGGATAGACCTTATCCGATCCCATTTGTGGGGTGAATCCTAGAGGAAGCTTGTGAGAGCCTAAGGAAAGTTTGGCCTCATCAGATATATCAGCAAGAAGATCATCGTAAACGAAATGTTTCTCCTTGGAGGTTTCTCTGACGTCTATGTTAACACGGGAGAGTTGAACCGAGAGAGTCTCGATCAGTGAATTGGCGGACTTGAGTTTTTGGCCCAAGTTTTCGAGCTCAAACCGAGTGGCAACGAGGTCGTCTTGTGTGGCATTTAGCTTGATCAAGAGAGTGGTTGTGGAGTCCCAAATAGGGAGAGAAAACTGCTTGGAAAATCTTGAAATAGGGTCTTGCAAATTAGAGTAAGAACCAGTGACAATGAAGATTGTGAGGATGTTGGTTACTATGATAAGCAATAGTATTTTGAGCTTGTATCTGATTTGAGTCTTTTGGTATGCTTGGTTTTTGGTAGAGTCTTCACTTCCCATCCCTCTAACTTGCTTTGGATCTAAGGCAAGTTAAACTATTGGTGTTTATTcggtatatatattatttaatttaacaagAATTtgccaaaaattgaaaaaaaaaattaaggaaaaaatatatttcaatatattctcttgtgtgtgtatatatatatatatatatatattattaattacctTATCTTGATATATGTTTGTAATATAAGGGACGATTTTAGTCATgacttattttgaattttttttagttatgtaatttattaaagtttgattttcattccaacactttgaatttttgtttattCTGCTCGAAGTCATTAAATCGCCGAATAGTACTTATTTAACATCGATGTACTTCAGCGTGGTTAAAATAAAGCATATATTACACACATTAAAACTTATTTGAGCAAAAATAAAGAGAATTAcgaaaagtaatttttttcctctcattttgaaattttgaaaattgttataatttattttctattgttaaaattgattttaatatatgtaatatatgctttatttttacCATATGAGCTATGTAAGATATAATATGtgtcaaataaacaatatcTGACAGATTTAGTGGTTTCGAGGCGAAAATATCAgatgaaaaaacaaatttattaattagATTAAAACCAAATTTTGACAAAATATAATACTAAAATCCGAAACAGATCAACATACTGAactaaaattgtatttttcccTAAAATAACATTCAAATGTTTACTAAAACCAAATACCATATGAaggttaaaatttgaaaatattatacaTCAATATATtgataaaggaaaaaaaataagattgcattttaaattctttttatataaaataaatatatttatgtccTCAAACACCACAACATTACTAACATCCAATTAAAATATATGGTTTGAGCGATTTGTCATGTTACTTTGTTGCCGTTTTAGGCGTTCGAGGGAGGTTAGTTTATTAATGACAATCTCGAGATTCGAGATCTTTAGTTTAGCCTTAATTTCAAGTCTACTTAgtaattgtttttatatttgGAATAAGTCTCTTGTgggacggtttcacgaatctttatctgtgagacggatcaatcctatcaatatccacaataaaaaataatactattagcataaaaaataataatttttcatgtatgacccaaataagagatttgtctcacaaaatacgatccgtgtgaccgtctcacacaagtatTAGTATTATATTTGGCGGTTTACTAAATTTAAGGGTACAAGATTTTgatcttgaaatttaaatattatatttttttatgataagtaaataaacaaacaataaatatttatatctacAAGCTGATTCAACGCTTTAGCGACAGATCTCTTAAATTTAGAAGACTTTGCATATGATCTGacaaattttctttgaaaattttagtGATTAATAACTTAGATTAGATCGAAAGATCCTACTTTCTCACTGCTTTTAAATCCTAAAATCGTATAAAAATGA
This genomic interval from Primulina huaijiensis isolate GDHJ02 chromosome 14, ASM1229523v2, whole genome shotgun sequence contains the following:
- the LOC140957872 gene encoding probable methyltransferase At1g29790; protein product: MGSEDSTKNQAYQKTQIRYKLKILLLIIVTNILTIFIVTGSYSNLQDPISRFSKQFSLPIWDSTTTLLIKLNATQDDLVATRFELENLGQKLKSANSLIETLSVQLSRVNIDVRETSKEKHFVYDDLLADISDEAKLSLGSHKLPLGFTPQMGSDKVYPSVGGACLKHKDDLSNYMSYVIGGDCPVDDVSAQKLMLKGCEPLPRRRCHPKSPVGYIEPTPLPESMWSIPPDTSLFWDPYTCKNYQCLVDRTRDKARYDCKDCFHLQGREKTRWLFDNGGIDYGIDQILGLKPIGTIRIGLDIGGGTGTFAARMKERNVTIITTSMNFDGPFNSFIASRGLVPMHVTISQRFPFFDNTLDIIHSMHVLSNWIPESMLEFILYDIYRILRPGGLFWVDRFFCLGLQLNATYVPMFDRVGFRKVRWNIGRKMDRGIEKNEWYFSALLEKPKT